TCGAAGCTATTAGCTGCATGCGGGTTTTGGTATTGATTACTCATTACTGTCTTGGAAAAATTGCTTCCCCCGTCCCCATCCCTTTCATGGATGTTGCCATTGACCTTAAATGAAACTGACAACTACTCTAGCAATTCACACTAGCATAGAAACTACATTTCCAAATTTCACATATCAAAGCACAAAATTATAGACAGACGGCAATTGTTCACTGTTGAACATGGGAACTTGCAAAAGACTAATTAGTTCGAACTGAATGTTAAAATCCGCTGCACTTTTGCTTCATTGAAAAGGTTAATATGTATTTTCTACTTGTACACACATCCATACATCCTTTGTAGGCACTTTCCATTTCCACTAATAATTAATCCAACAGCTATCAAAGAGCATGGTCACACAAACCCAACTGAAAATGAGTAATAACGTGATGATACATCCAACAACACATTCAGTTATTCATAGGCCTGACCAAAATTCCAAGAATCAAAATTTCCCCACTcgtgagaaaataaagaaaacaccCAACCCAATAATCAAGAAAATgcgagcaagagagagagagcgagagagagagagagagagagagagagagagagagagagagagagagagataggcgACCTGAGACGGAGGGTTGACGTTGGATTCGGTCGAATTCGAATCCATCAACTGTAAACTCTAATCCGATGCCTGTTTGATCTCAACTTGGACATATAATATCTGGTCAATTGATCAAAACAAAGTTTCTCCCTCcctttctattttctcttcttgttctttCGTGCGTTTGGCAGACGGgaaagggaaggaaaaataGGGACGGGAGAATAAATTTGCTCGGATTTCACCAATTATTTAGTTTTGATTTTCCATTCCTCCAATTTCAACGCCATGAGCGCTACGGCCGTGTTAGATTGGATTATTGGTTTGAATGTCTGCAATGACGACAGTTTCCAATATTAGTGAGATCATATTGCCGGCATTTATATACAAAATAATTGATAGGTACGTACATGTTTTTCTTAAGAAAAAAGCTCACTTTACTgattgttgtaaaaaaaaaaaaaaaaactgattgttatttcataaaactgaaaattgaagttgaaagctgaaaaaaaaactgtattcCTTTTAGGTATCAAAACTTAGCTCATCTATTTGCgcacggttttcaataaatattttaatttatctttttctaTTCATTACCCCCAATAAATAACCGACATAAGGCTTGATTTAGTACCcgaaaaacctccctcaaaacttaatccaaacaaattttgaattttttaaattgaaaagctAGTTGATAAAAATATCAATAGCTGGAAAATAATTGTTTTGATATCGAGATAAATGAATTTAGTTTTATATTATTTGTAATTGTTCTCTTGTAGTTTTATTCATAAAGTATCATGTGTGTGgagaagtggtggtggagagatgGTGCTTGTAGTGGAGGTGGGGGTAGTTGGTAATGTGGCGGTAATGGATGTAGCGATTTAGCAAatgtggtgtggtggtgggtaggggtgtgcaaaaaacccgctCACCCGCGGATCCGACCCGACCCGATCCGAAGGatttcgggcggggccgaacatgtggtttgGGCGGGTACGGGTTTCATTTCTGTTAAAAACCAGATTTCGATTCGGGGTGCTGTGTTTCTTACTCGACCCGACCAAAGACGACCAATTCATGAAGATCAGCATTGGGTTTTAGTCgaacccaacccaacccgacCTTCGGTTAGCGGACGGTTTCTACCCATATTCTGTTCGGTTTGCGGGTTTGAAAATGTTAATACCCGACTTGTCGGGGTCGGATTTGGGGTCAAACCTGACCCCTCCGACCCGCGCACACCCTTAGTGGTGGGAGTAACAAAGGTGGTGTGGTGGAATGATGAGGTGCTATGGGTGGAGAGACGATAATTGGGGGTGTTTGGGAACTTACTTTTTGGCATTTTATTTTTAgcttttgggttttttgacTTTATGGATTTATGGCTAGAATGTATTTTTAGTATGGTAGGAGTGTTTAGAAGAtctgtgcagaatgtattttgaaatgtaGTTGGTAGATGATTGtcgaaaatgaattatgggttaaatttttaccatattgcccTTTGTCTTTATTACTTTGTCGAAAATGAAGGGAGGAAAGTgagtattttggtaattgaccaCAGAAtccgaaaatgcaaaaatgtgaaaaacacCTCTAGACTACTTCTGGGTTTTTGCCTCTAAACCCAAAAACCGTAAATCCATTCTTCCACAATCCATTCTCAAAATGGGATGCCAAACAccaaaaatgggaaaataagaatccgaaaatgcaaaaattaagTTTCCAAACACCCCCAATAAGGAAAATGGTGCATGCAAGCGATGATGCAATCGTGATGGTAAAACAGTGTGTGGTTAATGTAGCGGTAGAATATGGATGATAGATGGAGAGATAGTGATGGTTGAatcgatggtggtggtggtggtggtggagaggtAGAGCTGTATATGAACCGAAttgagccgaaccctgttaagttcggctcgggttcgttaaggtatgagttcggctcgggttcggctcgagttcgattcgagcctgaacaacttggctcgagttcggctcgttaaaatttttcatggCTCGGGTTTGGCTCaattgggttcgttaagatactagtctggctcgagttcggctcggattcggctcgggttcgattcgaacttgaacatcttggctcaagtttggcttgttaaactcaaatgaatagagccgagccgaatctaagctcaaattgagctcgtcaagactcaggtttgattcggcttagctcattaaactcaagcgaacccaaactctctcattgatcgtatgtaatttgggagaaaaataagtattgaattatatatacaaccttaaaaaattttacatttacaaataaacccctattgaattattaattaaatttaagtatagatTCGCGAatctaaccgagccgaataccgttaggctcatgttcggctcatttacggaacgagcctagaattaaGGTTCGGGTTCAATTCGTTTAGCAgatgaatcgaactcgaacgagcttttACCGAACCGAGTCTCGAACAGTTCacgaatggctcagttcatttagaACCCTATGGAGAGGTAACAGTGATAGTAGTGGCTGCGCAATGGTAGTGATGGTGGTGCCGTGGTGTAGTTGTGATGGTGGTTGCGACAATGGAATAGTCAAGatgagaaaaatctaaaaatctaaaaattatgacagaaattcaatttttttgaataaagacaaaaataagacaaaatgtcaattttttagtctttattaaaaaaattaaattttgatcgtaattttttaatttttatatttctttcATCATAATGAGgtaataattctcaaaaaattaacaaaaaactaataaatacaattttttttaaataaaaagaataaatagTTCAGAATAGATTATTTAGCTGAAGAAGACACTATCAAATATTCAAGGGAGAATTttgcataagtccactatagcagttTCTAAACCCATCTAGTCtacttctaagtttcataacccactaagtccactaataactttaataaaaaattattgggaagtccactatagcatatttgtaacccactaaatccacttctaaatttcataacccctctagtccactaattaggttttggtgaggccttaagtccaattcaattaaaaaaggaattagttcaggtccaaaatacccttacctttaaaaactgttaatctgacatatcccactcctataaaatcttcCATATTCACGTTGCTTCCATATCCAGAAAggaaacagagtccaaacgagagagagagagagagagagagagagagagagagagagagggtcgaCGACTATTCGTGATCAACTGACTGCCATTCATGATCGATTCGTTTGCGATCGACTTCAGTATGTatctttttttgcatttttctgtttttaatgTGATATTCGTGATCGACTGATTGTTGATCGTGATTGATTAATTGGTGATCGACTTCCGTATTTATATTATtctatatttttccttttttaatccGATATTGTTTAGTCTAATCCGATTATCATCAGATTTGGagctttttgaataaatacataaggttatatgtgtacttttcctagggttagagatctgaagttttttgaataaatatataaggttatattttcatcaatcacttattgatttggtccgcgcagcggcctcttcGAATTGCTTCTGATATATTTGGAGTTTTtagaataaatatataaggttatgtgtgtgttttttctagggctagacatataaggttggaacaggttgtgttttttgaaaaaatatataaggttatatgtgtttttcgtgtcacacaaaaaatatatttttgtgtgtttttattgttatttaatgtcatttttttaaacattcttaattagagagagatataataatatataacgttatattgttatatataacattctaGATTAGCAATATTCtatgttatttaataaagagaacatgtaacgttatatatgacCTTTTGTACTgtgtaacgttatatatgagcttctgTCATATATAACGGTATATACTTCGTTGTtgatcacttattgaattggtccacgtAGCAGCCTCTCCGACTTATAcgtgaaaatatgtgatttgaagCTCGGTTAGCGATGTGGTTTGATTATAGATGATTTTTTCTACTgagacatatatgttatatgtgacaatttgctCTTAGTACCTAATTTTATTCTgtaaaactccaaaacaaaggaactaataacgttatatattctttTATTGAATTgatccgcgcagcggcctctcaaaaacacatatggatatatccatatatgattatatatggttatatgagaatatttgtgaccatatgtacatatatatatgcttgtattgacataaaaaaaatatttcaatttgcatagagaacatataacgttgtatatgagattttgtcctgtaaaactcaaaaaaaaaaaaaaaagaggaactaataacgttatatgttctcttattgaatAGGTCCGCACAGCGGCCTCTCAAAAgcacatatggatatatccatatattatTAGAAGCAAGTCGAAGAGGCCGCTgcgtggaccaattcaataagtgatggaTAACgaaacatataacgttatatgtgaacttctgtcatgtgtaatatgtgtttttcctagggttagacatataatattatatctcgtttttgagatatattaatgttgtttatgttgttttgaatatgtatatatttagATATAGAGGTTATGGGAATGCTATTCGGAGgtagaaaatcacaaattttgaaggattCGATGAAGGTTTTGATGAAGAAACTGTGAAAAAATGAAGCTCGACCCCCCTGTGGCctcatcaacattcaacttggGATTCAAGACGCGACTGAAAATAAGGATAATGGTGGCATGAtatgtgaacatataatgttattttttgagatatataatattgttgaAAAGATATGATATTATTTTGAGAACGTATAATTTTATATGTcatgttttgtgagacttagagctacagaagctcaaatataatgttatatattctattttttgtgagatttagaactacagaagctcacatataatgttatatgttctgttctatttttttgtgaaattcagAATTGCaaaagctcaaatataatgttatgtgttctgttttttatttttttgcgatatttagatattcaaaaactcacatataatgttatatgttttataTGGACcagcatataacgttaaatactaaaaacaagaaaaacaaaaaagaaatgttgAATGTTAGAAATTTTTTGCCACACATTTAATGTTGTATGTTAGGAAAttttatcactcatataacgttaaaaaatcaatacaagaaaaataggaaaaaataaaaagagaaatttgtcacatatataacgttaaatgttaagtgtaacgagttcaataaaaaaaatctagaaaaatgaaaaaatacgttttttgttactcatataacgttatatgtggcgtgatggAAGCGGCggcggtagtggtggtggcggcggcagcgACTTAATTgcaataaaaacgaaaaaaattggaaaatatatattttcgtgttagccaaacaaggcccttgtttcATAGATaggatatttttgtcattaaaattagtaGTGGACTTAGTaggttatgaaacttagaagtggactagatgggtttggaaagtgctagagtggacttatgaaaaattctccctaaatttaatgacaaaaataccccacctAAGAGACAAGGGTCTTGTTTGGCTAAAacgaaaatgtattttttttcattttttttgtttttgttgcaatcaaggGTTATAAACATTTTATAATGGACCTGCcaccaattttttaaatattcaaataGTAGTTAACTATTGACCCCCTCCGTTCCGcaaagtaatttattttttaataagacaatttcaaatttaaaaattatgaatttattgaaattaaaaaaaatgcaatatgaatcttatttaaaatatttcataaaaaatttttatacgatgtaaaaaaatttaaaatttattttttatttacattattttttaattaaaaaatataaaataaactgctttgaagaagatttctggaaggGGACGTAGATAGCTTTTGTCAAAGCAAGAAATACCTTGTCGGTGCTGTGACGGTGTCAACTCACAATACCTTTGTTCTGGCTTAAGCAAGATAAGGCTTCGTCTTGTTCGATCGTTCAATGAACCAAAAAATACTTCTAGTGCAACTGCGTAGCTCAGAGTTTGGTctctgaagagagagagagagagatggcgaaGTGTGGGCTATTAATCTCAACAAGGAACATCAACCCAATTCCTTGTCCGAGTATTACCGACTGCAGCAATGGTAAATTGCTGTGGAATACACGCGGAAACCTTTCTCCGAATCGACTCCAATTCTCCGTGGTATGTTTCACATTCGAACTCTTAATTagcttccctttctttccttcgctttttccttttcctgtgGCTGTGGAGAATAACCACAAATATCTTCAACTGATTTCAACATGCGGGTTGAACAAACTAGCTAGCTAGAGGCCACTACCACTTCAAGTTACAAAAATTGTAGATTTCAGGGTAGAATTTGATCAAAATAGTTTATTCTGTAGGTTTACCCTCTCAAATGTAACCATCGGACGAAATATCGGTAGCGGTCACCATAACAGAACTGATTGCGATGGCGATGCTTCCCTTTCGTTGGAGTTCTAGTTCAGTGTGGCTGCTTTGCGGGTTTGTTTAGGTTTTTTATGGTTGTTTTTTGGCTTTCCGGTTTGTTCGGATGGTTTTTCTGGTTgggtggtttttgtttttgcggATGGGGgtatgtttttggtttttgggctGTTAGGTGTCTGGTTGTATTAGATCGGTTTCTGGGGGCAGTTTCCTTAGGTGTTTTGGTGTCTTTGTCGGCGTCTTGCCTTCCTTCGGTCTCGGGTGGCTTTTTGCTTGTGTGCCCTTgatccctttaatctttgtattcatttatgaagattaataaatttcttttgctgagaaaaaaaaaggtactgATTGCGATGTCGCGGTTTCGGGGTGGAACAGTTTTAGCACATTACTCAATCATACTCctgaatgttttaaaaatttgcACAACACAGGAAAGATATTACCAATACCGTAATTGCCATATTTTGTGACTTCCCTTAACATCACCGCTACCGCTGTTACGTACCGTACTTATCGTTACGTGTGCGAGTTTCCTTCACACCGCAATACTGGCAATAACGGACTCAGTACCCACTGATACCGCTCCATAGGCCAATACTGCTATGTATAACCAATATTTCAAACCACGATTGTAACATGTTTGTTATGAACTTTTCATTGCCTATACATTTGACCCGCTAAGGTAAAATTTCTGCTTCTGTACTTGGCTACAATGGTATGCTTCCAATTTAAGGGGTGTAATGGGACCTGCAAGCTGACTGCCGGCACAAATTCTAATAATATCTTCTTATAGTTCGAAGTATTAGTTATAAGCACTGAAGTTTGATACATTATATGGGTTTGCTTCCTCAAGATTTtcatgaaattttgaaaatttgaaccgAGTTGTTCTTTTTTAGACATGCAATTACAACTGTTGTATAATCGTATTACATAAGAATCTAGTCAGCTACTTTGACTTGGTCATGCCTAAGAGACAGAAAGGGTGTGTAATTATCGAACTGGAAAGCAAGAACTGAAGGAAGGAACATATTGTTTTGCTGGAAGGTGGAAAACAAAATTCTTGTACGTGGGTGATGTTTTTGCCTTGGGCTCGATCGATTAGATTtgttgtaaatttgtaattatCGTTTGTCCATTGATGCTCTACGTTTAGTTGCAAATATCGAAATGCATATCTGTGTCTGCTGATGtagaaatcttttttttagaacacAGTGAGTCATGATTTGCTCCAAAAGCACAATACTAGTTGTTCTATGGCATTCTTAGAAAGCACAGGATGTATATTCTTGCAATCACTAGCCAAAATGCATTAGGGATTGGCCCTCCAGGGATTTGATGAAGGAAAGGTATAGAATGTGTGTTgcatcatttttccatttttggttaGAATAGAAAACAGTTAGGAAGCTAAATTTCACTATCTCGTGTGAGATGTTTTTAGTTCTGGatatcattttccttctttgtttCATGACATCCTATCATGTGGTTAGGGGATTTTGAATCTTTCAAATAGGAGGGGAAACACAGTGCGATTCGATTGATCTGCCACATGCTTTTGATGCTAGGTTTTATTGCCTGTGAGTAACAAATTTGAGCATGCTAGACAATTTTCTTGATATTCCTAAGAACGCCAGAGAAACAGGGAAGTTTGGGAATTATTATTGCAGATGTAATTTTTCCTAGGTAAAACTAGTAAAAGATCTTGCCATTACGGAATGGGAAATGGTGTCCATCCCTAAGTTGTGACACACATTAGAGTCATGAGGATCGACCTCCTCACTAAAATGTGGAATTCTGTCTACCTACCAATGTTTTCCAAAAATCTGCTAGAAGTTCTAGGTAGGACCTTCTGTGGTTTTAGTATTAAATGACAGCGCCATTCCCTGCTTCTAGACTAGGTCAGTCTAAAACCCGTAAATATGTTCCTCATGTAGCACAATGGTTCTTGTTTGAGACAAACATGAGATTTCCGGGCTCTATTTCAATGGTTAGTATAAACAAGGGGAATAAAACCCCAATGGCGCTTGTTTCTTCCTTACGAAACTAGTCCCATCtcctttatttctttctttcaggACAAAGTCAGGTGTCCCACAAGAAGAAGCCCAAGTCGGGGCGCGTGGAGCACAAAATGCAGTAGCATATGTAGTTTCATCGGAGTAACCATTCCTCCCAGAATTGAGCTCTCAGCAGCAAATGGAGtaactcaaattttcaatatcaACATGCACGAAACCTCACACATTGCATCAGAGTTTATCCACAAATTGGTGATTGCGGATTTGGATCCTGCCACGGCAAAGCTTGCTATTAGTCTTCTAGGTCCTTTCCTCTCAGCATTCGGTTTTCTGTTCATTTTGAGAATAGTCATGTCCTGGTACCCTAAGCTTCCAGTTGAGAAATTTCCATATGTATTAGCTTATGCTCCGACGGAACCCCTTCTTAGTCCGACCCGGAAGGTGATTCCACCCCTTGCCGGAGTGGATGTAACTCCTGTGGTCTGGTTCGGGTTGATCAGTTTCCTCAGTGAAATATTAGTCGGCCCTCAAGGCTTGCTTGTTCTTCTATCCCAAAAAGTTTAGCTCCTATGCTTTTGAGGATGGATACAGCTGGGAGCTTACTTTTTGTGCAGAGAATTCTTTCTGTTTTCGGTATTTGTTAGGTTTTTGACATTGTAATTGAAATGAGAAAAATTGATTCATGGTGCGGCCAGGAGATGTTATCAACTCTTAGTACATGTAAGTAGTGCTTGGATGACTCTTTATTCTATCTAtgaaagttctttttttatgtccaaaaaaaaaagtaatgctTGGATGAGAAATACTCCTAAATGTCATCAGCTCCCAACTGTTCAGGAAACACACTTCTTCATTGATGGAGTACTCTTTGTTcattgaaaaaaggaaaaaaaagaaaagaaaaaaagattgatTGGAAATAGAATAGACATGGATTTGGATATTTTGCTTCAACAAACAGTAATAATTacaatgtcaaaaaaaaaaaaatcaatatagtTGTACATCAATAAGTGTTTGATTGAATAACACTTGTTTTATTTCACAATACAATTATTCTAAGACCACATCCATGTGCACACTCATGTATACacctatacacacacacaagcgTGAGGGTGTGTACATGGGTGTGCACATGGGTGTGGAGGTAGCATCACTCTTCACAATATCCGTCGTATATCCTACACTTTTGGTAGGACACGTGTAGGATGGTCATAGGTTTGACAGttttttaaatcttaaaaaCCCAAGAATTTGGGGATTCAAAATTGGAGGCTCGTGGGACTTCAACACATACGATTAAAGTCCTACTCCCACGCATACGATTCAGTTAAATGCCACGTATGTACATTAACCGCTCCATGGAAATTATGTCCAGCTTTGTGTTAAATCTctccaaactttaaaaaaaaaaaacaaaaaaaacagaaataattGCCAGGAAATGGCCAACTGATTAATACAGAAATTCCTTCCAAACATGTCCTTGCCCAAGAATGCAAATTGGAACTGTTAGTTGTGGATTTCGCCTTACCTACTTACGcagatttttttaattattattgggCTCATAATATAAAAACTTTCTTTGTTTAGTATATGCAAACCAATTTCCCTCACTTGTGTACACGACATTTTCTCTTTTGGAGCAAATCTGCACCAATGTCCAGAAGCCTTAACAGAATCTTTCGCCGGTACTTCAATACAAGCTGTAATTGTGAAAGCCAAAATTAACGACCTACTGTAATCAAAGACGGCACAAGCAACTTAGCGGATGGGAACAATTTACAAATTAAGGTAGACAGCAGCCAAAAATAAGAAACTGGACAGGTTTTTCTCCATCCGGTCTactctaacttcttttttttgtatcaAACGAACCAAAAACAGTTGGTGTACATCTGAATTTCATGGATGGTATGCTTTCTTAAAGATTTCACTCACTGATCCAGATACTCGTGTAGTTTCGAAGGCTTCAAACAACAGGGGCATATCCCTTTTCAACCTCTTAAATGTCGGCCACAAGGAAGTTCCCAGCTAGAGTAACCTGTGCATTCATTCAAAGTATCCCAGTGAAAAAGAGAACTAAAAACTAGGAAATTTCACAACTGTTTTCAATCTTAACCGCACCTTCTCGCCAAGTTTGAAGGGAGGAAGGCCCTTGTAAGGACATGTGCCGCATCGAAAAGCATCACCTAGTCCACACTGCACATACGTCAAAATTTCAGGGCAAACACGTCAATTGAACTCAATAAGAAATATGCAAATTACAGAATATTTTGCCAAACCACCATGATATGGCGTGGACATTTTTGTGTCCCACATGGCAAGAATGATTCTCAAAAAAGCACATATATAGGGATATACAGGCCCATAGCGGCCAATGCAGCATCATCTTCTCTACTAAACTCTTAGCAGTTCTGCAGTACCATAGCTGATATTTCCTTCAAACTAAAAGATGAGACATAACCCAGGTGAGATGTCATAATAGCACAAGCTGTTGTATTGACCTCCCACTTTTCACTACTTTTGTCATGGCAGTTGAGCAAGGAAGGCTGCGTGGGCCATAATCGTTCCCTATATTGTTCaactactatttttcaaaaatcagtaGATAAAACCTATCACGTGGATATGCCATGGATCTAAAGGAATCAGCACtattttcaaaatgaatttaGGAAATCACATACGCTGCCGCATGCTGATTGAGGATTGGTGAGATGGTCCATAGTTAGTTCTAGCTTTTGCACTTTCTCCTCTACTTCAGCCCTCCCACAAGTGCAATTTTTGCAGGCTTTCCTGGTACTTCCAACTTCGCAATCACCACCTGCATatattttttcatcaaattttatGTGAGAATTACATGTCCCTAAGGTTATTGAATTGATTGACTactgaaaaacaacaaaacttaaaTCTCAATTTCTTACTAGGCGGCAATTGGGGTTTCTTCAAATCCTCCTCACTCAAGAGGCTGTCCTCATCAATAAGATCCATATCATCATCAATCTGGACTTTAGGTAAGACTTTTGTGGGCTTCCTCTCGAGAGCAAAGGATGAGCCAATCTTCCAAGAAGGCTTCCTGGCTTTAATCTGTTGtgtaaagaaaacaaaaattcaagataGACATCATATAACGTACAATCTACGCAATCACAGTTCAAAGAAATGTCCAATCAACTTTGGGATCATTTTTACTATCATGATTCTGATATTTCTAATGGTTTTAAAAGCTCTCCGATGTCAATTCCAACTTCAAAGGGGAAAATCCTAATCCTAAAGTTAAAAAATCATCGACATGCATCCATATTTTACTGTCTATatcgaaggaaaaaaaactgcaGATGGCCCAgtgaaattcaaaaataatacgTGTTGCTGTAC
The sequence above is drawn from the Rhododendron vialii isolate Sample 1 chromosome 6a, ASM3025357v1 genome and encodes:
- the LOC131330072 gene encoding anamorsin homolog, with protein sequence MEMQESVLALTDLAVLPTSAVFNAVKMINNEGVGNIDPQVITQASLLYKLPMDFASVDIMVFICSSSEFPDHQLFEEIPRVVKPGGMVLLHQSSESAPGEMKTSLLVRKLLVAGFVDVKVFPVNSVLQSEAAQFLGIKARKPSWKIGSSFALERKPTKVLPKVQIDDDMDLIDEDSLLSEEDLKKPQLPPSGDCEVGSTRKACKNCTCGRAEVEEKVQKLELTMDHLTNPQSACGSCGLGDAFRCGTCPYKGLPPFKLGEKVTLAGNFLVADI
- the LOC131330083 gene encoding protein COFACTOR ASSEMBLY OF COMPLEX C SUBUNIT B CCB3, chloroplastic → MAKCGLLISTRNINPIPCPSITDCSNGKLLWNTRGNLSPNRLQFSVDKVRCPTRRSPSRGAWSTKCSSICSFIGVTIPPRIELSAANGVTQIFNINMHETSHIASEFIHKLVIADLDPATAKLAISLLGPFLSAFGFLFILRIVMSWYPKLPVEKFPYVLAYAPTEPLLSPTRKVIPPLAGVDVTPVVWFGLISFLSEILVGPQGLLVLLSQKV